The following are from one region of the Phycisphaerae bacterium genome:
- a CDS encoding carbohydrate kinase family protein encodes MSDIVNVGICCVDAIGQTIDDYPPPGGLRLFDRLTLTTGGNAVNCSIALAKMGVACDAIVKVGNDALGEFVVAELKKYGVGTKGVIHTSGIHTPFTFASVFTGGQRSFFHTMGANGTLAYEDIDLEIIRGAKFCFVTGTMVMATFDGEQTARLLRDAQGFGAKTLLDTVYLDSAPREQWHRNIYPSLPVLDYFIPSQPEAKAITGLSDPSDIAKAFQDRGCRNVVVKMDEKGAFCRDASGAEDLVPAYKVDRVVDTTGAGDSWCAGFICGLHESLSMPEAALLGNATAAHCIQAPGASTGIVALDRIREFQRATPLRKP; translated from the coding sequence ATGAGTGACATCGTTAATGTTGGAATCTGCTGCGTGGATGCGATCGGCCAGACGATTGATGATTATCCCCCTCCGGGCGGCCTTCGCTTGTTTGACAGGCTGACCCTGACCACGGGTGGAAACGCCGTCAACTGCTCGATCGCCTTGGCCAAAATGGGTGTCGCCTGCGACGCGATCGTGAAGGTCGGCAACGACGCTCTGGGCGAGTTCGTCGTGGCCGAGTTGAAGAAGTACGGCGTGGGAACGAAGGGTGTCATCCATACCAGCGGTATCCACACACCGTTCACTTTCGCCTCCGTCTTCACAGGTGGGCAACGGAGTTTCTTCCACACCATGGGGGCGAACGGCACGCTGGCGTATGAGGACATCGATCTCGAGATTATTCGCGGAGCGAAGTTCTGCTTTGTCACCGGCACGATGGTGATGGCGACGTTCGACGGCGAGCAGACGGCGCGTCTGCTCAGGGACGCACAGGGATTCGGGGCCAAGACACTATTGGACACCGTCTATCTCGACAGCGCCCCCCGCGAGCAGTGGCACCGGAACATCTATCCGTCCCTCCCGGTACTCGACTACTTCATTCCCTCCCAGCCGGAAGCAAAGGCCATTACCGGTCTGAGCGACCCATCCGACATCGCCAAGGCTTTCCAGGATCGCGGCTGCAGGAACGTCGTTGTGAAGATGGATGAGAAAGGGGCATTCTGCCGCGACGCTTCCGGTGCCGAAGACCTCGTGCCGGCCTACAAAGTGGATAGGGTTGTTGACACCACGGGCGCGGGCGACAGTTGGTGTGCCGGTTTCATCTGCGGTTTGCACGAGAGCCTGAGTATGCCGGAGGCCGCCCTGCTGGGAAACGCCACCGCTGCTCACTGCATCCAGGCCCCCGGCGCGTCGACCGGCATTGTGGCGCTGGATCGGATCCGCGAGTTCCAGAGAGCCACGCCACTTAGAAAACCCTGA
- a CDS encoding Ig-like domain-containing protein, which produces MFMQRLLSRTVLAVTVISLLCPMLMGPGCPNLEMIPLNNDPEALQPPDDSSGSSTPATLQIYAGPDREATVGSPITLSATVEGGEEPYLASWSPASALSDANTLSPTFVPPAEGEYEFTLTVADRKGLGGSRTVKVNALDHATLASLKWAPNFSDGGYQLIAAFTKPLDKPTAENVNNYRTTPKADDTRAASPREIVAKVSVKPTSATLSSDGLVVTLLFDSTTLARNTRFDISVSNGILGADGVAVSEIKGLPAAADSADTKAPTVVSRRWVTGTSVSDAETAAEDKIWENSGVHTEVSYSYILQVVFSETMDPVPAVNPAAYRIQEGTNRYAPAIVELANDGRTATLIFTDGPLSQESKLDVGLTRLRDMNGLDLVLDASKSVAANADDKVAPKIVAESVRFLSSSGEGYRVEITFDEPMDRKTCETAANYLLDGHAASTAELGSDGRRVVLTFEGLAATTNSKLSIPANKVKDINGVSLAAQNNLSILSADDPMTPRGVPTLTWLPGDKTTGYEIWAEFPLIMDRATVEDVRNWRITGTDLNPKSVVLHSTTNAAAGTIAGQTAKITFWDPGLTDQTERTRRARLLNRRTQLDVSVGASIRDISGTAIGQVSIPVVANENDVTGPRLVPLPGQTEAKPIWGDVLKSEYGKTHYSVSLAFSETMDSLSVLNSENYVLGGVRPTAIQLDLDGRTVVLTFAKLTTPLGKSDQLRLYSTLRDINGRANTSVTPMTILPASETTPPTIESLYWLADSRPYRVVVKFSEVMDRDSVEVVDKWLLLDYGGIDRKPTQAVLNPSEPTTLVLTFENGVFATDSVLSLDGEIHDINGNAYDGSGGGIVLPAAPADDANDVSAARLLSATWMVDSNLGYLVLVEFSEAIDADHAGTFTLDGIGPAWTMITDGGTLVVALFPDPATPAVFNRDSRIAISGLQDMSGNVSTTMVRNVAANPLDTLGPTPLRAMWAADYGDAPAEQGYQVIVVFSEVLDALTAQVGANYQITGTFSKPTEAALSPTDGRTVVLTFPPTVLYRSLAATDTLDASTGNSILDVNGVFGWQATVDITRNSADTTSPTVVAATAVGGTGVEILFSEALDRVSAEMLDNYVLTGNVYPTTALLKTDGRTVTLSFDQSVSGKNLRVSAQDTIADVNGNRLSATDVGPL; this is translated from the coding sequence ATGTTCATGCAACGCTTGCTCAGCCGCACGGTCCTGGCTGTGACGGTAATCAGTCTGTTGTGCCCGATGCTGATGGGGCCGGGCTGTCCCAATCTCGAGATGATACCGCTGAACAATGATCCCGAAGCCTTGCAGCCGCCGGACGACTCTTCGGGCAGCAGCACACCGGCTACCTTGCAGATCTACGCCGGTCCAGATCGTGAGGCCACGGTCGGTTCCCCCATCACCCTGTCTGCCACGGTCGAAGGCGGAGAAGAACCTTATCTCGCCTCCTGGTCGCCGGCCTCGGCATTGAGCGACGCCAACACCCTCTCACCAACATTCGTCCCCCCGGCCGAGGGCGAATACGAATTCACTCTGACGGTCGCGGATCGCAAAGGGCTTGGCGGCAGCCGCACCGTGAAGGTCAACGCCCTGGATCATGCCACTCTGGCAAGCCTCAAATGGGCCCCCAACTTCAGCGATGGCGGTTACCAGTTGATCGCTGCGTTCACCAAGCCGTTGGACAAACCCACCGCTGAGAACGTCAACAACTACCGCACGACCCCCAAGGCGGATGATACGCGCGCGGCCTCGCCCCGTGAGATTGTCGCCAAGGTGAGTGTGAAGCCGACCAGTGCGACCCTGTCTTCCGATGGCTTGGTGGTGACGTTGCTGTTCGACAGCACCACGCTGGCCAGAAACACGCGTTTCGACATCAGTGTCAGCAACGGCATTCTCGGGGCTGACGGGGTGGCGGTATCGGAAATCAAGGGCCTGCCGGCTGCCGCCGACAGTGCCGACACGAAAGCCCCGACCGTCGTCAGTCGCCGATGGGTCACCGGCACGAGCGTAAGCGACGCGGAGACCGCCGCGGAAGACAAGATCTGGGAAAACAGCGGCGTCCATACCGAGGTCTCTTACAGCTACATCCTGCAAGTGGTTTTCAGCGAGACGATGGATCCCGTGCCGGCCGTGAATCCGGCCGCTTATCGCATCCAGGAAGGGACCAACCGATACGCTCCGGCGATCGTGGAACTCGCCAACGACGGTCGAACTGCCACGCTCATCTTCACCGATGGGCCGTTGTCCCAGGAAAGCAAGCTCGACGTGGGGTTGACCCGTTTGCGCGACATGAACGGGCTCGACTTGGTCCTCGATGCGAGCAAGTCTGTTGCTGCCAACGCCGACGACAAGGTCGCGCCCAAGATCGTCGCGGAATCGGTGCGATTCCTGAGCAGCAGCGGCGAGGGCTATCGTGTGGAGATCACGTTCGACGAGCCCATGGATCGGAAGACATGCGAGACCGCCGCGAACTACCTGCTGGACGGCCACGCGGCCTCGACGGCGGAATTGGGCAGTGACGGCCGCCGCGTGGTGCTGACATTTGAAGGTCTCGCCGCGACCACTAACAGCAAACTGAGCATTCCGGCAAACAAAGTGAAGGACATTAACGGCGTCTCCCTCGCGGCTCAGAACAATCTCAGCATCCTCTCCGCCGACGACCCCATGACCCCAAGGGGCGTCCCGACGCTGACCTGGCTGCCCGGCGATAAGACCACGGGTTATGAAATCTGGGCCGAGTTCCCCCTGATCATGGACCGGGCAACGGTGGAAGACGTCAGGAACTGGCGCATCACGGGTACCGACCTCAATCCGAAGTCGGTGGTTTTGCACTCGACCACAAACGCGGCCGCCGGCACCATTGCCGGGCAAACCGCCAAGATCACCTTCTGGGATCCCGGCCTGACCGACCAGACGGAGCGAACAAGACGCGCGCGGCTCTTGAATCGACGCACGCAATTGGACGTCTCAGTGGGAGCATCCATACGGGACATCAGCGGAACGGCGATCGGGCAGGTGAGCATCCCCGTCGTCGCCAACGAGAATGACGTCACGGGTCCGCGCTTGGTACCTCTGCCGGGGCAGACCGAAGCCAAGCCGATCTGGGGCGACGTCCTGAAGAGCGAGTACGGCAAGACTCACTACAGCGTGTCTCTGGCTTTCAGCGAAACCATGGACAGCCTCTCCGTGCTGAATTCCGAGAACTATGTGCTCGGCGGCGTTCGACCCACGGCGATTCAATTGGATCTCGACGGCCGGACCGTCGTGCTGACCTTCGCAAAACTCACGACGCCGCTGGGCAAGTCGGACCAACTGCGACTGTACAGCACCCTGAGGGACATCAACGGGCGCGCCAACACCAGCGTGACCCCGATGACCATCTTGCCCGCCAGTGAAACGACGCCCCCGACGATCGAGTCGCTATACTGGCTGGCCGACAGTCGGCCCTACCGGGTCGTGGTCAAGTTCAGCGAAGTCATGGACCGGGATTCGGTGGAAGTTGTCGACAAATGGCTTCTCCTCGACTACGGCGGCATCGATCGGAAACCCACGCAGGCCGTGCTGAATCCCTCAGAGCCCACAACGCTCGTTCTCACCTTCGAAAACGGGGTTTTCGCGACCGACTCGGTATTGTCGCTGGACGGCGAAATCCATGACATCAATGGGAACGCTTATGACGGGTCAGGTGGCGGAATCGTCCTGCCGGCTGCGCCCGCCGACGACGCAAACGACGTTTCGGCCGCGCGACTTCTTTCGGCCACGTGGATGGTAGATTCCAACTTGGGATACCTGGTGCTGGTGGAGTTCAGTGAAGCCATCGACGCCGATCATGCAGGAACATTCACCCTGGACGGAATCGGCCCGGCGTGGACCATGATCACCGATGGCGGGACCCTGGTTGTCGCGTTGTTCCCCGACCCGGCAACGCCGGCGGTTTTCAACCGTGACTCGCGAATCGCCATTTCGGGCTTGCAGGACATGAGCGGCAACGTGTCCACAACCATGGTGCGGAACGTCGCCGCCAACCCGCTGGATACTCTCGGGCCGACACCGCTGCGGGCCATGTGGGCGGCAGATTACGGCGACGCCCCCGCGGAGCAAGGTTATCAGGTTATTGTCGTATTCTCGGAAGTCCTTGACGCTCTTACAGCGCAGGTCGGTGCCAACTACCAGATCACCGGAACATTCTCGAAGCCGACGGAGGCAGCACTTAGTCCAACCGACGGGCGGACGGTCGTCTTGACCTTCCCACCGACCGTTTTGTACCGGAGCCTGGCAGCGACCGATACCCTGGACGCCAGCACCGGTAACTCGATCCTCGATGTGAACGGGGTATTCGGCTGGCAAGCCACTGTGGACATTACGCGCAACAGCGCCGACACAACCTCCCCGACGGTGGTGGCGGCGACGGCCGTGGGCGGAACCGGGGTCGAGATCCTGTTCAGCGAGGCTTTGGACCGCGTCTCGGCCGAGATGCTGGACAACTACGTGCTGACGGGCAATGTGTATCCGACGACGGCGTTGCTCAAAACCGATGGCCGGACCGTGACCCTGAGCTTCGACCAGTCGGTGAGCGGGAAGAATCTCCGCGTCAGTGCCCAGGATACGATCGCGGACGTCAACGGCAATCGTCTCAGCGCAACCGACGTGGGTCCGCTGTAA
- a CDS encoding alpha/beta hydrolase, whose protein sequence is MALQRLILFPGMACDERLFSPQSSFGVRFECPRLPVPRDGEDLPSYAARVVSDLGLGRTPCVLGGVSFGGMLACEVAARCNCKRVILIASCRSSAAIPKRNWLIFHPAKLVPDTVIRGISGPVSRVVARMEGIGHEHHRLLLDMCRDVPIVQLRRQAAMILGWRNPSRLDCPVHQIHGRRDHMIPLGGVQAEQSIADGGHFINLTHPAAVARFIAQHSAQ, encoded by the coding sequence ATGGCGTTGCAAAGGCTGATTCTGTTTCCGGGTATGGCTTGTGACGAACGTCTTTTCTCCCCCCAGAGCAGCTTTGGTGTCCGCTTCGAGTGTCCAAGGCTGCCCGTCCCGCGAGATGGCGAGGATCTGCCGTCTTACGCGGCCCGGGTGGTGTCCGATTTGGGGCTTGGGCGGACTCCCTGCGTTCTGGGCGGGGTTTCTTTCGGGGGCATGCTGGCTTGCGAGGTGGCTGCCCGGTGCAACTGCAAGCGTGTCATCCTCATTGCCAGTTGCCGCAGTTCGGCTGCTATTCCAAAGCGGAATTGGCTGATCTTTCACCCCGCCAAGCTGGTACCCGATACGGTCATCCGTGGCATCTCCGGACCGGTAAGCCGAGTGGTTGCCCGAATGGAAGGGATTGGCCACGAACACCATCGGCTGCTTCTGGACATGTGCCGGGACGTGCCGATTGTCCAACTCCGACGGCAGGCTGCCATGATCTTGGGTTGGAGGAACCCCTCCCGGCTCGACTGCCCGGTGCATCAGATTCACGGCCGACGCGACCACATGATCCCGCTTGGCGGTGTGCAGGCCGAGCAGTCGATTGCCGACGGAGGGCATTTCATCAATTTGACGCACCCCGCCGCAGTCGCTCGCTTCATCGCACAGCATTCAGCACAATGA